The Vibrio rhizosphaerae genome contains the following window.
GGCTGACATATCACCGGCAACCGTTGATGTTGCCGCAATGCTTTTAGCCTCTTCCCCTTTTAGCGAAGGTTTTTCAGCAACCGAATCTTCGCCCTTAAACAACGCTGCAAGTTTGGCAAAAAAGCCACCGGACTCTTGCGATGATTCAGCAGCATCACTAACAATGGCATCATCACTAGCCGCTTTGTGGTGAGACTGAGCTTTCTGTGTTCCTGATGTGGGCGTGAGGTTGATATTCATATCCAATACTCTTGCAAACCAAACCTAATGGACGGTATTCGCTATCACAGACAAATAACCTTGATGCAAACAACTGAGATTAAATAAGCAAAAATTAAGCCATATCTATCAGAATTCGAGTTTGGTGAATCATAGCGTCATTTAGATATAGTCCGCGTTCATTTAAAATCGAGCTTTGCGGGCATATTGAATCGTTGTAAATTCATCGAGCTGCTTCTGCTCGCGCTTGAGTTCAGCTTGTTGTTTTTCAGCCAGTTTTTTATCACGCAGCCACTCGTAGGAACGCCGTGTTTTACGCACTTCAAGCCAATGTTCCTGACAGTTTTCAACTTGATCGATAAAATGCTGCTCCGCACCTCTTTGCTTGGCGAGTGTCTCATCTAACTGAGTTAAAAACCGATTCAGATGTCCGTACTGACTGGCCGTTAAACCGGCTTTTCCCCGATCGATCATTTGATGGCAATAATCGAGGCGATATTGTTCAATCTGACTCACCTGACGGTAGTAGCTTTCCAGTTCCTGACGTGCACTATTCAATGCAAGCACTGCTTTTTCTTCATCCTC
Protein-coding sequences here:
- the fliJ gene encoding flagellar export protein FliJ, producing MENALEFLLEQAQEDEEKAVLALNSARQELESYYRQVSQIEQYRLDYCHQMIDRGKAGLTASQYGHLNRFLTQLDETLAKQRGAEQHFIDQVENCQEHWLEVRKTRRSYEWLRDKKLAEKQQAELKREQKQLDEFTTIQYARKARF